The Trichosurus vulpecula isolate mTriVul1 chromosome 4, mTriVul1.pri, whole genome shotgun sequence genome contains a region encoding:
- the LOC118848655 gene encoding 40S ribosomal protein S21-like, which translates to MQNDAGEFVDLYVPRKCSASNRIIGAKDHASIQMNVAKVDKVTGRFNGQFKTYAICGAIRRMGESDDSVLRLAKK; encoded by the coding sequence ATGCAGAACGACGCCGGAGAGTTCGTGGATCTGTACGTGCCCCGGAAATGCTCTGCGAGCAACAGGATCATCGGGGCCAAGGACCACGCGTCCATCCAGATGAACGTGGCCAAGGTTGACAAGGTTACAGGCAGATTCAATGGCCAGTTTAAAACCTATGCAATTTGTGGAGCAATTCGTAGAATGGGGGAATCTGATGACTCTGTTCTCCGACTGGCAAAAAAATGA